The Fusarium poae strain DAOMC 252244 chromosome 2, whole genome shotgun sequence nucleotide sequence CGAACAACAAGGTCGCCGTCTTTGGCTACTCCCAGGTTCGTATCAGACTTTCATCATGGACGACATGGCAATGAGACTGACAGCAGAAAAGGGCGGCCAAGTTGCCAGTGATGTCTTTTGCGGCGGAAGTGGTGGAGATTTTCCAACCAACGAACCCGTTACAGCTAAAGATGTCGAAAAGAACGGTGAGCCATCTCTCTACGCTCCATTCGGCAGCATACTGCAGATACTAACTACTCTAGTCATTGCTGTCATCACGTTTGGTGACCCAAGCCACGTGGCAAACGTCTCGTACAACGTAGGAAGCAGCATCAACGACGGCGTAAGTCCACTAGCAAAGTTGCTGTGTCATGTTTCCCAACTCTAACGCCGTATACAGGTTTTCCAGCGTAACGACACTAAGCTGTGCGAGGACAAGTACAGCGACATCTTCCACGCCTACTGTGACACAGGCGATGTGTACTGCGACAGGGGTGACGACACGGAGATCCATTCAAGCTACTTTAAGAAGTATGGAAACAAGGTTGAGGATCTTGTCGTGGAAAAGTACGAGAGCGCTATGAGTGAGAGCACGACGACACCTACTTCTGAGGCGACTGGATCGGCCACTTCTGCCGCATCTGAGGTGACTAGTGTAGATGCTCCAGGCAATGGTGCGTCTGGATTGGTACCTGGTCTTGTTCTAGCCATGGTCCCCTTAGCACTCAGTCTATCACAGCTATTGTAACAGGCAAAGAAACCAAAAAGGTGTCTTTTTGTACGTTGTTAGGCCACACTTGGCTCTCGTAGAATTCTAGAATCATGCCAAACCATGGTTCCCTTGAATGAAGTGGTACGCACGTTTGGCATGGAATTAGGATCTGGAAGGCTGGATCTTCCTCTATCTGGCGCAGTATGGTTGTAGTCCGAGTTTGGAGATAAGCAACAGCTAGCAAGAGAGAAGAATTCGAGAGAAGGTTTAAGCAcatcttctcagcctcattCTAACGGACCTGCAGTGATCCGAAACATCCCTTCTGACCCTTTCCCCTTGAAATCTATTTGATTATCAACATATCCCCGTATTTCACCATGTTGATATTTCTCTGCAGTCTCATCTCTATCAGGCAAGAGACAGTAGAGTAGGAATATCGACATATCTGAGAAACTTCGATAGCAAGGACTGCCTGAACCGACAATGGTGCAACGGAAGTCGATACTCAAAGCTGGTGAGTGAATCATAGGCTATAAGTATATGCAGAAAGAAACATGAATAGCTTCATCGAGTCGGTACTTCTTCTCTGTGCTACGGGAGCTCGGCGTATCTGGGTTTGTTCAGACTTGCGAGAAGAGGACGGCGCAATTTTTGTAAAGTAGGTCTAGAAGTGATAGCTGGGTCAGCAAATGGACAGAAATTGACTCTTCAGCCCATAAAAATGGCTGATAGATGATACCCAGCTGTCTCAATATATTCAAATCCTAATTCTCCATCTTCTAACGTGCCGCTGAATGATATGAGAGATGGACCGTTCTTCCTGGTTGGTCTTTCACAGAAAGATATTATCCAATAGattctttgtctttggtttTCTGATAAAGTCCCTCGAAGTCTTGAGCGGCAGAATGCTGTACTTCAATACTCCTGACTGGGACCTTATACACGTCATGCTGATGGCGAGTGAAACTATAGTGCCAGATGACCAGCGTCTCGAGCGGTGGATATCGATACTTTGGGGGGCTAGGGCTTTGTCTTGTTGAAGGATAGATCGGTCGATGCACCTGTTTCGTGTACCTGTATCAGCCAAGCTATTCAATACCCGACTGACGTATGAACTTGTTCGTGATTCCGTGTCGTCTAGGTGGCTTCCATGCCAAGGTGCAGAATTCTCAGGGGTAAGGTCGAATAGATAGAGCTGTCGTCCTAAATCAGGTGCATTTGACTGTGTGGTCTCTACTGTTCAGATCATTAGCAGGAATACAGCTTGTTGTCGTTTTGTGTCACTCACAATCTGCTTGGTGCATTCAGGGGTTTGGTGAAGTTTAATTTGGTAGCTTGCCAATAGTTTGGAGGTACAGCAAAGGATTGGCAATCAATATTATAATCGATCCGTATGAGTCTTCTTCGTTGGTTACCTTTATGCTTGCCAGTGGAGTAGACGAGTAACCTACCGACTAGGACCTCTGCAAGTCCAAAGACAATAAGATGTGTGACCCAGCCAGAAATATAACGAGAATAAGTGATGTCTACCTATTTCATCCAGGCAGTTGCATCATCGGGGTATCAATCTGGGAAGTGTATTGTTTGGTCATACACTCTGTGCAACAGGGCACTTCAAATGCAATACCCGACTAGGTGCCTAGGCGTCCTAGTGCCCGCAGGGAACTCCATCATATTCTCCTTCTAATTTACTGTAGCACTCGGATGtataccttagtagtaggtaggtactaaacTGTAAGACTCTGGTGGTCTATCCACTGTATTATACGTCTACCCACTGGAAGATATGCTTGGCCAAACATCAATATAGATACGTAAATAtgaaaacaaacaaacaatcaGTATAGATAAATACAACTTGAATTGTTTGATTTTACTGATATCTACGAATTAAAACTCAAGAGCGAGTACGTCAACTAGGATATGCGAGTGACGCCTGGCTCAGGGGTAAACGTCACTGCTTTGCAGTTTGATGCATTATTCTATTAGCCCCATGGAAGAAATTAGAAATTCTTAGAACCTTTGTTTGATCCTCGAGTGCATCTGATGCAAAAGAAAAATTAGGGCTCGCCACAGCCCCGGCCTTTTTTCATAAATTCTCTCCCACAATTTCCACTCCAACTTTTCCCTcccatcacaacatctctcTCCTCACAATCACATTCCCTTACCAGCTCCAAATCCCCCTTCACTCTATTTCAACCCTATCTTCCTTTGATGTCCATTGGGCGTCGGGTAGGGTGCCTTTGATAGCGTGTTCACCTACCACAACCGGTAAATCTCGACgctctttcttcctcttcatcgaCAAAGCTGACTCTCTAGCTGCCCCAAACACGCTCGAAGCCTCCACACATCCGAGTGTGTCTGCTGTGTAGCGTGGCACAATATGGCAGTGTCTTCTGACCTGCTTTTCGTCTCACCTATGCCATGGTCTGAACAAGTTGAGTAAGTCATCCTTCCTACTACAAGCAGGAAGTTTACTAACAACTGTACAGCAAGATTTAAGCTATAACAGCTTACCCACACCCTGGTCTGAACAAGTTGAGTAAGTCATCCTTCTTACTACTTAAGTAGGAAGTTTACTAACAACTGTGCAGCAAGATTTAAGCTGTAATAGCTCAAAGAATTCAGGTGCACCGATGGCCGCAACACATGTACGAAGCCATATCCTCCTGGACTTCAACTCTGCTGACTCTTTACAGGCCAAATCTACTCTCAGTGGCCATCGGTGCCCGGTCCCTTGCTGGCCTGAACAAGTTGAGTAAGTCTCTTTCCGATCTCACAAGGGACCACTCAAGCTGACTGAAGCATCCAGCAAGATTATGCCTCGCCGATCGCCGATCGTCTGGGCGGTCAAACTGACGGGAGTTTCTGGGAGCACCGAGGACCATGTTCCTCGGTGGCTGGGCTGGGAAGTTGATACCAGCGAGGTCAAGGATAAGGATGCCAGGGATGATGAATCAAATATCTCTAGTCAGTCTATGATGGGGCATGGATACAGTTGAGATAGCCAGAGATGAGAATCTGTTTGGAGGCATATCAAGATTACAAAGACAAAGTTTCAAATTAAAAATCACAATCTACATTCAGCATGCCTTGTAAATAAATGATGGCAGATGTGAGGTCCATAAGCCCGAAGCATTTTATGTTTTTTCACGAAATGCCTTTATAGGGCTCAAATTCTACATCTGTGACCTTTGTCACTCTGATTTCTTGCAGGCAATTTAAAACCCATGTCCACAAATTCACCTATCACTTCCTGGGGAGGGCTTGTTTTCATACTTGGCAAGCAGTGTAACCAGTTGCGTATCCCGGCTAGCTTGCTATCTCAGAGTAACTTTTTGTTTACCTATCAACGGCGATCTTTCTTGGGCGACTACCACACTACGAGTGCTCGCATCATGGATTAGTTCCAGCTTGACACAAGTTCTTCCAGCTCTCGTCAAAATCGGCGAGTTACAATCCCACTGCATCCTTTTAATCACAAAGCTTATCTAACACATCTCGTCCAGAATCAACAGGCTTTTCGACCTCCAAACACATTTACGAACTCCTTCACTCACTTCTTGAGATACCTCTCGATACCTTAGTCAGTCGAGGAGCCGCAAGTAATGTCCCTAGTATACGTACAAGGGGAAACTTCTGTCCAAAATATGTATTTAAAGTTGGACCATGCAGGATCCAGCCAACCCCTCGCCTTACTGACAACCTAACGAATCGATGTTTCTTCATTGCTACTGCAACTCAGGCGCCCTTGCTCTGGCTGAGGCCAATTTCGAAGGGGATTAACGAGTCGACTACTGTATCCTCATTGCTTCCCCCGGCATCCACGATATGCAAAGAATACTATACcggaagaaagaagatgtTACCCAACCGACAACCAAGTCGATCGTGGCGCCTTTGGCGATATTATCAGCTCCCCAAACAGTATCTAGGTACAATGATATTGGAACCGAGATTGTTATCCAGTGTGAGCAGGAGTTCCAATTCGTCCATCTAGCCGTCAGGGTACCAGAAAAGTCGTCCGCcagaagcacaagagacgaaattagtatgTCAGCTTATGCTTCTATGAACATAGTTTTTAGGCTAATTATCTTTATGACCTAAGACTTGGCAGGTCAACTTTTTAGCTATCCGCTAGCCAGCCTACGAAGATTAGGATCTCTCAGCTTCGTGACAACGGCACTGCAGATGAGCTGGGCCATAGAACACGATACCACGCTCAAGATATCGTGGTTCATATTATGGTATAGCACGTGACAACAACATCGACTCCACGACTACAAGACTGTGACTTATGTTTTTTGTCAATTGGAAACAGCAGGTCGTCTGGACGTTCAAGAAAGCTTGGGTGTTCTGGGCACGCTGGAGGCGCATCATAAGCACCCACACAATTTTGTATAATAAGCCACAATGTTCAGAGAGGCCTCTACACATATACGAAGCAATATATCGTTTTTCAAAAGTATAACTGGCGGAAGAAGCGATTTTCAATCTTTGCCATGTGACCCTGCCACACCAGAATGCGGTATGTTGTGCTGTGCCTCATTCCAGGAGACGAAACCAAGGGCTGGATCTTGGATGAATACCGACAGTAATGTGTGCTACATAGCCTCAACCTAATTCAACACGCAGGTTACGGAAGTCCATCCCGTTCGCCTCATACCAATACTACCAAAACACTCGCTAACAATCTTTGGCATCATGTGCATCGTTATATAAACGCTCTTTTGGTACTGCATTCTTACAATATTCTCATAGGCACTTCAAAGAAGAAACTGATATCGCCTCGTTCAGAATGTCTACTGCCACGGAATTCTTTGGTCCGCTTACCACGACTTACACTCCTCCACCCTTTTGCACCACAGCAACAACCGATCACCTCATCTACGCCATTGAGAACGTCACAGGCCCCTACCATGGCTCCCTAAGATGTGAGCAGGATTCACTAGGAGTTTGTATACCCGACGGTTCCTCAAATGATATTCTGCTTAGCAAGCGTGTCAGTTCGTGGGAATGGAGCTCGTTCAACAATCATTCCCCGGGTATACACTGCGTAAAAAGCTGGACTGCTACCGCTGGACTTGCCCATGGAAATGAAACAAACTCTCAGATGAGGAGTGGCACCTTCACCAATACTCGGGCGTCAAGCAGCACACTCTCTAGTCCACAGATCCTACAGCCAGACGAAATTTGGTTCTCTCTATTGGAATCATCCGAGACACTCGCTTTTTGTTATCAAAGGTATTGTTCTTCATTTTATCCCCTTTCTTCACCGTACTGATGTTGGTGTGGCAGCGGATGGGATGGCATTGAATCGGGATTTTGCGCAACTTTTAATGAACATTTCTCTTCATCCAACCACACTGGAATATGTGTCCGAGAATACGACCCGCCACACAGTGTGAAAGGAGAGCCTGTGTCAGGCAGCGCTGGAGTTCTCTCTGCAGCTCCCTAGACGGCCACATGGTCCGACGAGCTAGTAACGATGACAGACTTTCTACTCGATCCTGACTTGAGGTCATCGCTGATTGTCGTCGGGACACTCCCCGCTGTTCCGTTAGTCTACAAATCCTCAGACTCGAAGCTGATGATACTAGGTAGCACCGGAGACGATGGAGATAAAAAGGGGTTCGATGATGATAACAAAATTAATAATGAATAGATTGATGGAAATGGTAACGGAGCCCCTACTGTATCGTTCGAATATGGATTTGCGCCTGTCACTGCTATTTTGGCTGGATTGCTCACTGAAGCTGGGTTCTTGGTACCTTGGTAGGTTGGGCGGTTCTCGTGAGGCTTGTCTGGTAATCTTTGACTAGGTGTCAATTGTCTGTCGAAGAGCTGCAAAAGTACATCAAGCTTCGTATTCTTGTACTCAATGATGGTAGTTATACGGCCAGCGATAGATCAGGTTGCTGCTTGGTTTTATGCTGCCTTGGGATCGTTGATCGCTTGTGATACTGATGGTAGTGGCAACACATGTCAGTCTTCGTGTCAGTCGCATGAGTTCTAACTCATCTTGGGACGAGTTAGAGTGACTTGTTACGGAAAGACGGTTGATGGCAGTCGTAAAGTTGAGTTGGTTGTATGCCATAGCTGGCAACGTCGTAGCCTATCACGATTCTAAACGTTCATCAGAAGTGGCAGTAATAAACACTTGATCAACTGTGTGTTTGTTTCTTGGTGATTTTCAGTTTATCGACAGTCGGGGTCTCGACATCGCTCAGTAAGTAGGTACTATATAGGTGATGCCACTGGTGGCCTTTCTGAGCAAGATGGTAACTATCGCACTGCACATACCAGACCCTGACCTTCTTTATGGTCACCCTGCTTTGTGctgacaacaacaataagTCTGCTGGTAAAGTCACACTTTTGCTCGagtatcatcatcaaccgGTAAAGGGGGAGCGATCGGGAATATACCAACTCCGTAAAGAACTATCTACATGGTACGTTATCAATATTTACAGAGTTTATTGCAGAATCTCTAGTTCTTTTAGATCTTCGTTCTTTGTGTTCAGTGCCTCCATCGCGAGCCTGACTCGTCCCAGCTTGCCGTGCTCCTTCCCCACGCAGTCGACCAAAATGTTTTCGTCATTCCCACCACAAGTGAGCCCCAACAGGTTTGCCCATGCCTtgccaaaaacaaaaaaaacaCCTCAGAAGGTATATGTCACATTTTGGAGTAATCATTCTCTAAAGAGATACTAGAGGACAGCTTCAGACAATTGCCCAGCGGACAGGCGCTGGAAGTAAATAGATCAAGATCTGTAGTAATATTACCATCGCTTACCACGATAACCTCGCCCATGGCTAGCCACTTGCTCTTGTTTCTGAGATTGAGCCTGCCAATCACATTTTGTTGGGTCGTCCAGGCAGTCAACGACTGCTCAGGTTCAGGGTCGTGATGGGAAGGAGCCAGCCTTGGTGCTTCCATTTGGACACTGCGCAAGCCGCTCACCCACGCTCCTTCCCTCTCTGCGTTCATGATGGACCATAAAACCCTTTCATCCCGTCCGCCCGTCCaaattttcttttcttcttcttcatccccTCCGGCCATCACCTTCACTCCATGTTCAGCACCATCTTGTCTCTCCTTTGATCAAGTGTTCTCCCATCCCCTCCAGCGACTTGTCTCTCCCGCACCAGCGTCTCCCTGTTCATCACATTCGTGCATCTGCTTTCCATCAGCGTCTCCCTGTCCATCACGTTCGTGCATTTACTTTCCATCAGCATCTTTGTCTTCTCCAGCGTCTTTCTATTCATTCCTGTCAGCGTCACTTCatgtttgttttcttttacACATCCCTCTGCCCTCCAAGCGTTCTCATGTATTTGCCCATTTTGTACCCCGGAGACTCAGATTTGTTGACCTTTTGGTCGATGATCATCACCGTCTCACAAGCCCTAAGAATGCGAACAGCCCATTCAATGGCTGCTTCGTACCTATAGGGGCAAGAGCAACTCAGGTGTCCGTTGCAGGCAGGCTAAACTCACGAAATGCCTCCTGCTACACATATGTGACTGGCGGGGTGCTGGGTGGGGAGCACCCCCTTATGCCTTTCACATAGTGACATTGCCAACCGGCCCTCCACTGCCCAGCGGCTCTCTGGCTTTCGCCAGAGCTGATACATTTTCCCCCGGTGATCCCTCTGTGAAATCCACTTGGTGATGTGAACTTCCAATGTTTGTGCCACTTGAAGGCTCAGTAAATTCCAAAGAATGTCCAACTTTGTGATGTGAAACAACTGTAGACTGTCCATCATTGCCTGTGTGACATGCCCCCTCGTGCCAATGTGATCTATCCATTGACGTCCCTCGTGAATCTGTTTCGTGAGGTTCCAGTGAGCGCTATGTTCTGGTAATAGAGAAGAATCGAAGTGACTTACCTTGCCCAATCTACTACAATAAACCCAGACGTAGTTGACACAGGTAGGGTCAATAACCCAGCTGCCACAAGATTCTGTTGGATGATATCCAACGCTTTTGCTCACGTTCCCCCGAggcaaagatgaagaagcagaaaggTGGGTGGGAGAAaggtctttttatatttgCCGGCCAGTGGGTCCAAAGCTTGATTCGCACTGCCACTGCACAGCAACTGCAAGATTGAACTTAATGTTTTTACAGTTCAGATTCTGAGCGCTATCATGAGTTTCTTACCAACTCTGTTCTTTGGTCTTGAGTTTTTGGCGTGCCTCTATGCAGTTGACGACGTTGCACATTCTCAGTGTTTACCAACGATGAAGCCGTCTCCAGTTTCGACGATAAAACCAGGAACACCAAGACCAGTGACACAGCTATCAAGTGTTTTCAGTGATAGgctaactatttatattgaATGGTGCTCGCTTTTAATGCTTTATTGTTAAAGTCTATTAGAAAACTCTGGGGCCTTTCACCGCAACATTCTGAACCTTGTTTCATTAACTTTCCACTCCCTGGCTCTTCCTCTGGGATATTCTGTCGGCGCTTGCCGCTACTTGGCAGCCTGACTCTTATCATTTAAGCCAAAGCACCAATGACCACTTTGTATCAAAGGGTAAATGCAAAAATTGCTATCCCATACCAGTTTTGAGTTTAGTCTCCCATGTCTATCACTACGTATACCCCAACTTGGTTAATGTTTATTGGACGAGCCCCTCAACTGCATAGTGCATCTATCTTTTATCGAGGGATTAAGACAGACATCGTCATCTCTTACCGATTTCGTCGCTAGGGCCGTGTAGAATTTCCACTTTCGTCCCAAAGAATGATGAGTACCAAGGAGTGATTGCTCTTCTGCACAACTTCTAAACTTTTTAGAGTAGAAGTATAAAGTCTTGACCTCCTCCAGAGCCACCCTTCAACATATACCTGGGTTGTATTCGTCTTCGAGTTTGTAGTTTTATGACTATATTTCTCCTTTTATAACCTAATTAAATCACACTCAACATGCCAACAACGCCACAAAAGCCGCTGATCATTGATACCATTTCCCTGTCACAGGATACGTCATCCTCATTCATTGAGAAAGAACGAGGAAACGCAACCTGGCATACACTCATATCTGCACCGGGAACCATCAGCAATTCTCTTACCAGTGGTATCGCGACATGTCCTCCCAACGGCACCTTGGCACTTCATCGACATGCGCAGGCCGAGATATACTACATTCTTTCGGGCACAGGAGAAGTAGAGGTTGATGGCGTACGGCACTCCGTTTCGAAGGACAACCTTCTCTGGATACCTGGAGATGCAGAACATGGTGTATTTTGCGGCGATGATGAATTGAGATGGCTCTACATCTTCCCTGAAAGCAGTTTTGATAACATCGTGTATCGATTCAGCAGTGAGATGGAGAACGCTGCAAAGATGATTAAGTCCAAGCTGTGAAATTACGCCGAGCTGGAGGTAGTAAGGTTTGGTTTAAGTTGTGGAGGATTGTGCACCTGATAAGTCTATAGAATGACCATCTGTTAAAAAGTCTAATTTGTTCTGTCTACCGGCTGATAGATGACTATACCGGGTAGTGGTTTAGGGACATTTGTTACATAACACAGAGGATCAGTACATGCAGTATGTTTACGTTGTGTAGGTGTAAAAGTAAGCAGTCCATCCCGGTGTCCGATCGCGTTGGATCAGAAAAGAGGTTTGCTTCATGTTTCCGATCGGTCAGTTTGAAACTCTGAGAGTAGAGATGATACCTTCTTCTGGCTAGATAGGCTAGATAAGAATGGTATCGTTGTGATAGGGGCGGTGATAATTACCAAGTCAATGCCGAGCAAAATAAATGGCCTCATAAGTCTTAGAGTATAATAATACGTAGTCTGAGGAGCATAAAATAACCTACCAATTTCGTCTCGTATGCTTCCAACGGTTAATCTTCTTGGTACCCTGAGACCAGGGACCATTGAAATCAAACGCGAGGCTAACTGAGAAACCAGAAGGGAAGACAGTAGGTGTCTAAAAGCTCGTATAGggagaggaaagaagaatcTTTCGGCCCCAAAAGCCGTGACGCCTCTGCCGATGAGGCATAGTGGGTGGTGGGAAGGCGAGGGAGCAGCGGGGCCGGCGACAGCAGCATCGCCAATGGCGATAGGGCGCCCATATCTCGTCGACCACAGGTTCCCCTTTGCCGTGGAAGCCTTCGAAAACCGTCTTGATGTCGTTGTGTAACATCTGAAAGGGTCGGGAATCTTTGGACTTCAGGTGGCTCAAATCGGAAGGACGAGTTCAAGCAGACATCGTGGGCATCAGCGCCAGCAGCAGTGGGAGTAGAATTAGGAGCGATGATAGCGGCGGGTGAGGCGCGGCGGGGGAGAAGAGATTGTAGCCACTCTTCGGTAAGAGTGGTAGGAGGAAGTGGTTTAGGAGGAGTGGCGACGGCGTCGCTGGCGAGCTTTCCCTTCTTTTTGGGGAAGCCTCTGTCGAAACggccaagctcctctttCGATATCACCTCTTATTCCTAGCATTCCTAGCAATGTCGGTGCAGGAACTTTGCCAGGAGGGCTTCCAGGTGGCTAAAAAAGGGCAGACGGGCGGGCAT carries:
- a CDS encoding hypothetical protein (SECRETED:SignalP(1-17)~CAZy:CE5), with protein sequence MRTFALSTVVFVTGTVAQNAWKTCYDGLFMIAARGTNEDKGSGRIGDIAEAVAKRINGSHVYGLDYPATFQDPDYEESEADGVKKLKDILGSYFYQCPNNKVAVFGYSQGGQVASDVFCGGSGGDFPTNEPVTAKDVEKNVIAVITFGDPSHVANVSYNVGSSINDGVFQRNDTKLCEDKYSDIFHAYCDTGDVYCDRGDDTEIHSSYFKKYGNKVEDLVVEKYESAMSESTTTPTSEATGSATSAASEVTSVDAPGNGASGLVPGLVLAMVPLALSLSQLL